The Aggregatilinea lenta genome includes a region encoding these proteins:
- a CDS encoding phosphate/phosphite/phosphonate ABC transporter substrate-binding protein, whose protein sequence is MKKVFPVLVAAVFTLSVLLAVPVTSAQGDLGSEDNPIQVYFVPSTEASVIVTGGEVMAAALEEATGLNFEVFVPTSYAATVEAMCAAPDSSMGFIPAAGYVIANQRCGVEVSAAAVRFGWPAYWAEYIVRRDSDIYTFGDLDGKTWGYGDPGSTSGYIVPSVELAAAGLTPGSEVQTGGHNQTVLAVYNGEVDFGTVFFSPALMPEGYAAWQTGDLPEPYDLTVDESYIGDDDNLYVGDIRIMDARANVRDTAPDVIEQVRILRLSAPIPNDTLSFGPEFPAELRQQIMDALIAFSGTEAWNQSIGSEDFYAWSGLEPIDDAAYDPVRQQIEILGQSEEDILGG, encoded by the coding sequence ATGAAGAAGGTCTTCCCAGTTTTAGTGGCTGCGGTCTTCACGCTGTCGGTACTGCTCGCGGTGCCGGTGACGTCGGCCCAGGGGGATTTGGGCAGCGAAGATAACCCGATCCAGGTTTACTTCGTACCCTCGACCGAAGCTTCAGTTATTGTAACCGGCGGCGAAGTCATGGCTGCCGCACTCGAAGAGGCTACCGGCCTGAACTTTGAAGTCTTCGTTCCGACCTCGTACGCGGCGACCGTTGAGGCGATGTGCGCCGCACCGGACAGCTCGATGGGCTTCATCCCCGCGGCTGGCTACGTGATCGCCAACCAGCGCTGCGGCGTGGAAGTGTCGGCAGCAGCCGTGCGTTTTGGGTGGCCGGCTTACTGGGCGGAATACATCGTGCGCCGCGACAGCGACATCTACACCTTCGGCGATCTGGATGGCAAGACCTGGGGCTATGGCGACCCCGGCTCGACCTCCGGCTACATCGTGCCGTCAGTTGAGCTGGCCGCGGCAGGCCTCACGCCCGGCTCCGAAGTGCAGACCGGCGGGCATAACCAGACCGTGCTGGCCGTCTACAACGGCGAAGTGGACTTCGGCACCGTGTTCTTCAGCCCGGCGCTGATGCCTGAAGGTTATGCTGCGTGGCAGACGGGCGACCTGCCTGAGCCGTACGATCTGACCGTGGACGAGTCGTACATCGGCGACGATGATAACCTGTACGTCGGCGACATCCGCATCATGGACGCGCGCGCCAACGTGCGTGACACCGCCCCGGACGTGATCGAGCAGGTCCGCATCCTGCGCCTGAGCGCCCCGATTCCGAACGATACGCTCAGCTTCGGCCCTGAGTTCCCGGCGGAGCTGCGCCAGCAGATCATGGACGCGCTGATCGCGTTCTCCGGCACGGAAGCATGGAACCAGTCCATCGGCAGCGAGGACTTCTACGCGTGGAGCGGCCTGGAGCCGATCGACGACGCGGCGTACGACCCGGTCCGCCAGCAGATCGAGATCCTCGGCCAGAGCGAAGAGGATATCCTCGGCGGGTAA